Below is a genomic region from Gadus morhua chromosome 4, gadMor3.0, whole genome shotgun sequence.
TTGGAAGTTTTCTCTAATTGTATGTTAAGATATGCTAATTAGGCTATATCTAATGAAATATGCgcaaatatgcatacattttgaAACGAAGAATCGGACCATTGGAAAAAGCCAGGctcaaaattattttttcatgttgttACTATATTAAGtagaaaaatatttacaaaGGGGATTATGGATATCTCCTTTCGTTATCCAGTTAATCAGAAAATACTGCCAATgccttaaaaaaatgtattgccgCCCAATTTTTATGCATAAAATGTCATGTAAATCAGGCCAAGAATGATATATCAACAAATCCCACTGTAAAAATCTTCATATAGTAGCTGAGAATAAGATTCTAAAGTTTGGTGCATGTAGGTGCTACAGAAGTGGAGATTCCTTGCTTGGCGTGTGAGGAAAAACTCATTTTGAGAACGGCCTTTAAAGATTCTTATGGCAAAAGCTAACCAGGAAGCTTGAGAGCATACCACGTGAGACATTCGAACCAATCGTCCGGTCGGAAATCgattccagccaatcagatatcaGTTTTATGTTGTGCAGCAGATCGAGTGCTTTCCAATGATACCACGGAACACATATGACAGAGACCGGCTGTAATTTGAAACGGTGCGTAATAAAGCAAACTTTTGGTGAATCTTCTGTAAAATTCAGAGGCGCAAGTTGAGaaactataataaaacaaacacctaaatgttttgttttgacttttttttttcttttgtgtgaaacattacatgttaatcgtgcaaaatagcccaaaatatcaaaattgaCCAGTGACCAGTGAAAAATCGATGATTTTgcctgccgtgtctcgccttaaaATTACTACCACATTGAGACTGACCAACTTCGGTGAAGTCATCGAAGGATATTTTGCCGGTTCCTGCTCGGTCGTAGTCCTTGAGAATCTTCAAAACGTCCACCTTCCTCACCTCGAATCCCAACGCTCGCATCGCAACCTGTCGACAAGGAAACCCGTTTAAATGATAACGCCATCAAGCAAGAAACGCTAGAATCTCTAAAACAAATTTGGATCAACTAACAGGGATATTTTTGGACATACATTTCCATACTGCATGTATTTTAAGGTACCATAATGTATGTACCTTAAGGAAATGTACATTTCCTTAATGAGCTTGCAGAAGGATACCTACATTtagactgtggacatttggGGTTTGAAGCATTTTTTCTCACTTAAACACCAGCCGTACCAAGTATACACAGTACATTAGAAGCGTCTCACTTTCTGATACAACATTTACCTTGAGTTCATGGTAGTCAATCTCCTTATCTTTATCAGTGTCAAATAACTCAAAGGCTTCTTTAACTTCATGTTTCTGCTCCTCTGTgagctctctcctcttcttgcGCTTGGCTTTGTCTGCAGTAGGATCAGTTCTGCCATGATCAGAAtacattgattaggttcaaaTCGAACAATTATCGATACGTTTCAACCTGATGCCCACAACAACGCGGCGACCTTGCGGTGTGTTTTGAACAGCCAGATGACAGTTAACAACCATATCTCAGCGGGATATTACAACTGAAATACAGCGAAAAGCCCAGTGTCAATCTTACATGCTTAGAGATATAATCCAATCATAATCGACATGTTAACTGGCGACAGTAAATTAACCATGACATGAATGCGTTTGACTACCATGTACGAGTCACCGGACGATACTTTTAATACTTCATCACAATTAAAAACCTAATGAGCAGCAACTTTATTAAATCAAAATGTTACCTTAAAGCGAGACTCATGCTGAAAGATTCGTACGACCTATTCGCGATTGAAACaggtacacacaacacagccgtTTAGCCGCGCTCACACGACGCCCCGCTATTGGTTCACTTGTTTCTATGCTGCAGTAAAGGCGTCGATGATTGGTCGGAAGGACAGCCACTTTTTTGCCTCTTATCCACAGAGGACCAGTTGGACGAGGGATGAGAGTGGAGAGTTGCAGCCAAACTCAATCTCCAACCTTCAATTATTTTTAAATCTGTTGCTAAATAACTATTGAATGAAAAAATCTTAGATAAATACATATGATTAATAGTAAAACAGCCTAATTATAGAAATATGACACTTAGCAAAGGCTAAGGGCTTATTTAATTAATCAATATTTCAATTTCAGCTAATTCCGTAAATTATGGATTACAGGTTTTTTAGGTCGTAACACGTATCCAGTTTCCCAAACTGGAAACTTGAATTTTGATAAATTATATCAAATACCATAAAATTATCTGCCAAGGAAATACCCATGtcttttttaatatttaaatcATTCCTATAAATAGCCTAGGTATCGTCATTTGTCGGATGCATTGGTTTATGGATCGGTTCTAGAAAGTgatggtatttatttattcatgtgaaGACGTGAGACCGCAGTGAACAGAAAACGAACTGCGCACCGAGTTAATTCTAGGTTCTTGCAGGCAGTCCACACCACTATTATCATCAGCATCTCCGCCGtctccaccagcagcaccgCTGTCGCAGTGGACGGGAGGGAAGGAAAAAAGCCCCCAAAACATTGCgtgctgtttgtttatgttttaacATGAGGACCAGATTCAACTTCGCGCTTATGCTGTGGGCTTTTCTGCTACTTGTCTGTATTGATGCGACCGTCTCTGACCAGGAGGTAAATGGTGAGTGCGTCATCTTTTCTAAAGGCTATACTTTGACCGCTTAAAGAAGGTAAAAGGATTTAAATGcaacgattatttttttagtTAACGAGTAGCATCTCGCGAGTTAAGTATATgcaattgttgttgttttttcaattGTTTTTGCTGGATTTAGCGGCTTTGGAAATTAGTGTGAATTAATTAGTTCGatatacattattattttgAACACTATGCAATGTTATGCTTTCAcccacttctctctctttctccgctTCCCAGAAGCCTCGTGTGGCCCCCCGTTGTGTGAAGGTGAAGGAGACTGCTACACTCTGCAGCCACAGGATGCTATCACAGGTGCTGTTGGATAACGTCATCGTAAAATGTTGTATTTTTAGgatatattaaaaaaacaaatctgTACGATTTTTCCTATATTTTCATTAGAACAACATTGCCCCTGTCGTCTGGATGAAATGAGCATGCATTAGCCTATTTctgaaacaaattgacaaatcttgttatgaaaacaacacataGGCCTAGAAAAAAACTCTTTAGTTGAGGTAGAAGTAAAACTAAACTTTCTGGGCTCAACCTGAAAGCAAttatccaataataataattgtaataccaGACTACCATATCAATTTACAACTCAAACAGGCTCTTTTACTTTTACCAGTACAGTATATTTACATCCACTGTTGCCCTTAATGTCTGTGTTATGCTCTTCTAATGATCATTGAGTGAGCACTGCGTCTTTGTTCTTAAGTATGTCATGTTGAGCTTTCCTCCTCTCAGAATGACCCACTTTTTAATCTCTGGACTGACCACCCAGGCAGACGACACTCTTTGTCTTGTGGGCTGTATATTTAATGAGATGCGCGCTATTTCCCTCAAATACCACCAAGGCAACATACTTATCCTCTGTGGGATGAAAGATTAACCCGAAACAAATTGTTTAACACTGCACGCTCTctgacacatacgcacacacacacacgcacacacacccacacgcacgcgcacacacagacacacagacacacagacacacacacacacacacacacacacacacacacacacacacacacacacacacacacaccaaacacacacacacgcacacacacacacacacacacacacacacacacaccacacacacacacacacacacacacacacacacacacacacacacacacacacacacacacacacacatatacacaaacatacacacacacaaacacacacacattatgtgaAGCAATTTCCCTTGGGATTAATTATCTAATCTGGATCTTGATATTCACAGATATATCGTTCCCAACCGAAGGTAAGTGTTGCAAAATATTTTGTAATCATCATTGCACTTATAATAACCAGTATATGATGGATTGTCAGGATGGTACAATGAATAAATGGATGCTGCCGGTGTATTGCATGTGATGTTTAAGTGTTGTTGTTGGATGCCCATTGTTTTGTCAGGGCGCTGTCAACCCAATCCGTGCCACAATGGCGGTGCCTGTGAAACCACAAGCGACCGCGGGGAGATTGTCCTGGgctatgtgtgcgtctgtctgcctggctTCACCGGAATCCACTGCCAACACAGTTAGTGTCATCATTATAGCAACTCAGGAGAACTACATGGGCATACAGTTTTCATTCATTGTTATCAGAGATTTTGAGATTTTCCCACAGTTGGGGCGCAAAAGTGGATCAGAATACAATTCTTATTTGGTGTATAGGCCCGTCTGTTTCTTGAGAAACGTTTGATTTCCGATGTTTTGTAATGGAGAGAAATAGCTTCAGTGGAAAAGTGACATAGTGCCGATTTAAACAGATATGACTTCATACTATTCAGTCTGTCAGCAAACACATTTATCCAAGGTTCCTTatattaaggagcagctaggggcaTCTTGTTGAAGGATGCCTACAGATAGACTGCTGACATTTGGGTTCCTACTTCAATTTCTGAACATTTTGACTGACACTCAAATACCCTAACACTGAACCACCTGCTCTGTATGCTAATtcatataaacaaacaaatgtgctGCAGGCAACCAACAAACCTTGATAATCATTCTCACAACAAGTTGTTTACCGCCTCATAGAAAAAACAATTGTCAAAAAATATTCTTATTGATAAAAATAGAGTTGATGTTATCTGAACAGTGGGTATACTACTGACCATGACATTTCTAAGGACCAAATCCTCATTGAACTCACTCTGCTCTAACTCTCGCCTGTGCAGATGTGAATGAGTGTGACAGCGAGCCCTGCCAGAACGGGGGAGTGTGTCAGGACGAGGCAGCCCAGTACACTTGTGTGTGTCCAGCTGAATACTATGGTCCCGACTGCCAGCACAGTGAGTACAATATCTCTGATACAAATAGACGGGAAATGTCGCTTATAAGTAACATAGTTACCATGCACATGTTTTCCAACTGCCATAATCAATCGTAATTAAtgaatatattttgttttgaGTTTCATGCCATGTGACGTGTTGATGCTgccatgtttatgtgtgtatgtgtgtgtgttgttataaaAAACATATTACTTAGCCAAACCAGAGCGATATGTGGTATATCCAATATGTagtcacacgtacacacacgtgcactcacgcactcaggcacgcaggcacgcacacgcacacgcacacacacacacacacacacacacacacacacacacacacacacacacacacacacacacacacacacactcacattataCTATCTACAGGGTGCTGGTGTATCCTGTGTGTTTAACCGGTGATGCTGTCACCCACAGGGTGCTGGTGTATCCTGTGTGTTTAACCGTTGACGTTGTCACCCACAGGGTGCTCGGGGCCGATCGGCATGGAGGGGGGGACGGTGTCTGACGACCAgctgtcctcgtcctcgtcggaCCGCACGGTGTGGGGTCTGCACCGCTGGCTGCCCCAGCGGGCGCGGCTCCACCTCCCAGGGCTGGTCAACGCCTGGAGCCCTGCCGAGAGCGACCTCTGGCCCTGGATACAAGTACACACCCGCCCATTAGTGCTGCTAGTAAAGCTACGTGTACACGTTGGAAACATTgtactcagtgtgtgtgagtgagggagggagtgagtgtgtgtgcttggggtttgtgtttgcgtgagtgagtgattgtgtgtgtggtgtgtgtgtgtgtgtgtgtgtgtgtgtgtgtgtgtgtgtgtgtgtgtgtgtgtgtgtgtgtgtgtgtgtgtgtgtgtgagagtggatgTCTGTTTCATTACATGCATGTATctatgcgtgtatgtttgtatgcatatatgtatttatcattgtatgtatatgtgtgtgtacgtgtgtgtgtatacttgagtctgtgtttgtttgcgtttgagtgtgtgtgtgtttgtgtgtgcgtttgagtgtgtgtgtgtgtgtgtgtgcgtgtttgagtgagtgcatgtgagtgtttgtgtgtgtgtttgagtgtgtgtgtgtgtgtgtgtgtatgcgtgtttgagtgtgtgtgtgtgtgtttatgcgtgtttgagtgtgtgtgtgtgtgtgtgtgtgtgtgtgtgggtgtgtgtgtgtgtgtgtgtgtgtgtgtgtgtctatgtacagTGTGATTGCCTCTGACACTAACGGTTATATTACATGTATTTGATCCCAGGTGAACCTGCAGCAGTGGATGCGTATAACAGGGGTGATCACCCAGGGGGCTCGGCGGCTGGGGAGGTCAGAGTTCGTTAAAACGTATCGGGTTGCTTACGGCGACGATGGAAAAACATGGAGGATGATCAAAGCCAAAGGAAGCAAGGAAGATATGGTGaatctctttatatatatatatattatacatatacaaGATACAAGATAGAAGATCgtttattgtcatatacacaatggaaacatagtttgaactgggcaatgaaattcttaatttgcaagttcccttcacacaaaatatacTTAAAATAAAGTCGATAAATATATACTCCATATATGAATATATGGAGTTATTTGACCTTTCTAAGGATCTCTCTTTTATTCTTTCAGCTTTTCCATGGCAACACAGACAGCAGGTCGTCCATGGCCAACGCCTTCTCTCCACCAATCGAGGCCGAGTACATCCGCATTTACCCCCAGCTCTGCTGGGGACACTGCACCCTGCGCATGGAACTGCTGGGCTGTGACCTCACAGGTCGGTGACATCATCATGACGTAATGGTCACGTTATAATGTCAAAtattgataaaataaaaaatggagaGTTTGTTAATTAATGTAGTGTGTAAATTACCATTGTGTAGAATCCAACAAATGGCATATAGGGGGGCAAACACCCCTTGCCGGTAGACTCTGGTGGTTAGGGGTGTTATGACCCCAATGTACGCAGTCTACTTGTAAACATCATTAAGcaagatgtaaaaaaaagaatgtatCAACATAAAACATCTGTAAATTGCTCGGGATAATATAAGCTGTGCTAATCAACCAAAATATCCCATCGTCAGAGATCCGGCCAATTCTCCCATTCATGTGACACCAAAACCCCGATAACGCAAATCAGTTTCAACCCAAATCCCCCTGAGAcattttaggcccaatcccatttctccttaccccttcaaaacaaggggtagGAACgtgattgggcctaaggcccaatcccatttctaccccttaccacttccccttaccccttcaaaacaagggggaggggtaaggggaaggggtaaggggtagaaatgggattgggccttaaagtGACCTTTTGCTGCCCGCCCCTTCAGGCTGCTCTGAGCTCCTGGGCCTGCGGTCCGGCGAGGTGCACGACTCCCAGCTGTCGGCCTCCACCGTGCACCTCACCCTGGGCATGGAACTGCTCTCCTGGAGGCCCGAGTACGCCCGGCTGGGCCGCAGGGGCAAGGTGAACGCCTGGGCGGCCGCGCGCAACGACCAGGCCCAGTGGCTGcaggtgaggaagaggggggggggggggccggaccgCAAGTTCTACGGGGGAGCTCGGTGGCTCTGAGATCGTCCGGGGCGTTCATTGACGAAACTGGGCCGAATATTTTGATCCCGTCAAAAGTCTTGTTCTTCTTCCCAGGGTTGTCCGGTTGTGTATTTTGTTAAGAAGACGTAGTTGGAGTTGCTCATCGTTTTTTTGTGTACTTTCATAGTTGTAGTCATTATTCCCAGCCGTACTTCGTGTCGTATCGTGTCGTATTTGATAAAAGCTAAATTGGTAAATAGTTACAGGTATTTCATTTGTAAGACGAGGATAGGGTAGGGAGtcaaaaaggggaaaaaaaaagggacgcAACAAATTGTTTAGCTAGacacaataaaaaacatgaGTGCTTGtgcttgtatcccccccccccccccccccccccccccacacacacacacacacactaacacacacacacccttattcTGCATTGAGGTGGACCTGCTCACCCCCACCAACATCTCGGGGGTGATCACCCAGGGAGCCAAGGACTTTGGTCGGGAACAGTTTGTCAGCTCCTACAAGCTGACCTACAGTCAGGACGGCAGAGACTGGACGACCTTCCAGGACGAGGAGCGACACAACGACAAGGTAGAGGACAACACCAGATGGTGGAAGGTTTAGCAGTTAGGGTTTGACTTTTCTGAATGCACTGTTATTCACTATGGATGAAAATGTCTCCAATGAATATAGTAAACGGATATATTTCTGGTTCGATGTTAGTAATCCAAACTCCTTCTTTTTAATCAAGTTTTAACTGTTCGTGTACGTGTAGTTTGGGGTTTTGCCCTCTAGATGTCGCCCTTGTTTACCGCAGCCACGCCATCGCACGTGTTTCAATTACTTTCCTTATGCTCAACTGCAGCGTCGTTGTTTTTGAACATCTTGTGTCATTACCTGAGCATTTACAGCTCATTTAAAAAACATGTAGCTAAACTGATCTATATTTTTGCACTAACTCAAAGGGGGTTGATTTGTTTGCTAGTGTCTTGGTTGAATACTTATTTTTGTGTCGGCGCTAGGTTTTCCAGGGCAACTCTGACAACAAGAGAGCCAAGAAGAACGCCATCAAGCCCCCCATACACGCTCGCTTCATCCGGCTCGTCCCCTGGTCGTGGCACGGGCGGATCACCGTGAGGATGGAGCTGCTTATTTGCCGGGGCGATGAATGAAtccatcttgtttgtttttagaatTAACAAAGATTTTGAGCAGTGGTTTGTTTCAGGGAGGTTACTCGCATTTATTGACTGTGAATTATTTGTGTGCCATTTTATTGTTAATTTTTGCATTACCAAACGTGTTGTGGAACATGCTTATTCAAAACGTATACTTGATCTTGTAATAGTAGGGCTACTGGCCACAGCACTTCACAGTCACCTTTGAACAGAACTGCATTTACTGTGATATGTGAACGATTCTGGTTCGCAAAACTGTGGTTGACATTAGTAAATTGTTAGCACAAATGTATAGATTGCCGGTTATACTACTTCCTGAAAATGGTGTTTCTCAGTATTGTTCTGTGGACCATTACATTTGATATAATGTACTCTGCCAATGAATATATTTGATTGTAATACATGGTGCATTTGATACAAAGCCtgtaaaatacatttgaaacatatgtCATTGATTTCGTTGACCCATGTCCGAATGTGAAATACAGTCAGAAATAATATGTGTTATAGTGTTTCATTCTTTAAGCAAACATTTAATATAGTGAATCCAAAGCAGTTGACAGTGGAGATGATTTTGTTAATGGAAAGGTTTTTATTGGCATGTTACTGCCGCCTGCTGGGCAATTCTAAAAGTGCCTTTTATCGCAATATTTAAATTCTCACAATCAGAGTATCCGATTAACTTGACTTGTCTTGTAATTATTGGTCTGAACAACAAGAACGACATCCTACTCTTATCACACTCTACTCTCAGTCAGTTTCAGAATGACTTCCCAACCCCAGCAAACATTTCCAATGCCTTTAGCCTGAGATAAACATCTCTAATGGCGTTTTTAACATATAGGACATGTGTCTGTCATGTTTCTAAGTCCAGATGACCCAGAATCGTGGTGTTCTGGGGCAGAGACCAGGAATAGATGCTGGGACTTAAACCAGGTCTTGATGCTTGGGAAGACACCAGGTATTAATACTGGGGCAGACACCGGGTCTTGATACTGGGGCAGAGACGAGGTCAGACCATCCTACCCCACCATCAACTCCTCCTAAAGTCCTCATTGAGTGGTCGATATCATGGTGTCATTTTCCTCTCGGTGGAAAACCATCGAGACCCCAGTCTTGGACAGATAGTATGACACACATTCACTTGATGCTAAGTGCTCACTAGTTTCCATCGCCTTTGACTGAAAAAAATGAGGTTTTCCCCCTGGGACTAAATCGATCCCTGCTAGGTACCACATAAGTCAATCTCTCAAGTGAATTCACTTCAATTCATGGAATTCACAAGTTGGAGATAGGCTATTTGACAATTTGGTCAATTAATCTAAGCTTTACTCCAGTGTTGTTTTTggattattaattaattcatgAGCAGGGGCTATTGGCATTGTGAAGAATGATGCTTGCTAAAGGTAGACATTGAGGATTCAACTAGCTAGCAGTCCAACACCTTAGTGGCTAGACTAACCCTCCTCTACAGTTGTATTTCAAAACATGAAAGATGCATAAATACTCAAAACCCAAACCTCCAAGCTGCATGGTTCATCATTTTCTAAGGAAACAGGCTAAAAATACTGACAGAAAGTGGGCTAAAGAAGTGATTCACCGTGCACAGACTGaaaaagtgagtgtgtgatgttaACAAACATGTGCTTTGTTGAAAATgaatttgttcattcatttctaACACACTGCTTTATACAGTCTAAAAGTTCCAGCGTCCTCAACTAACACACCAGCATAGACATTTTCCAGGGTGCAATGGATGAATGATATGCATGTTATTGAGATAATTTCTGCTATAAACCCTTTTATTTAAACAGATAAAGTCTCATTGACATTTCAATCAAGTAGTATTAGCAGAACGTCAACTTGTCTGAAAACCTATCTTTCCCCTGTGTTGGCAATCCTTGCCACCAAGGATTCATTTTCCCACAGAGTtcctcccacaatgcaacagggCAGCTGTGAGGCTGGTGCCATCGCGTCTCTGCTTATCTGTGGGGAGGGTCTCCAACTCACATGTGCGTGTTCAGATAGAAGTCCTAGAGGGCCTGCAGGAAACACAACGCTTGATACATGTACTCTCGTCCCTTTCTTCCTCgctcctctctttgtctccatcCACATGTCCGCTTCCTCCTTCTCAGGGTTTTTTGCGCCCGTTTTgagaacaaacaaaaacaaaagcagaCCGACGCGGGGAGTGTGATGAGGGAGGGATGATGTCAGTGATAAAGTCAAAGGAGCCCCTCCCTGTAGTTGAATGGATGACACACCGGTGATGCATTCGGTTAGTTTGGTCCTTCATCTTTTAACTTTAACAAGGTATCCTGGGTAAAGTGAATCCTATTCATCTTGTTTAACCCTTATTCTAAAGCTGAACTACGTGTTCTTTCCCATTAGCAACTTTGTAGCTTGAGTTGTGTCTTGGAGTTATTCTTGATCAACTTTCTATTTCAGCTATGTAGCAATTAAATAGCTGCAGTAGGAAGGTAACATAATGCAGCTTTAAATCTATATTTTAGGAAGTGCCTGTTTACATCTCCAGAGTCAGCAGGCTGCAACAAGCACCCCATTTCTTTAAAGAAGCCTCACTTAAACATGTCGGCTTAAATACGTGAGTGGTGAAAAACTCATTcagtctacgtgtgtgtgtgtgtgtgtgtgtgtgtgtgtgtgtgtgtgtgtgtgtgtgtgtgtgtgtgtgtgtgtgtgtgtgtgtgtgtgggtgtgtgtgtgtgtgtgtgtgtgtgtgtgtgtgtgtgtgtgtgtgtgtgtgtgtgtgtgtgtgtgtgtgtgtgtgtgtgtacacaatgtgtatgtgggtttgcTGTGCCTAAGGGCAGTGGTTGGAGGTAAGGGTGTAGGTTGTagggtgtaggtgtaggtgcaggggggggggtcaagttAAGTTGATGTTTCTAGAAAGCAGCCTCTGTCTTTCCAACATGTGATTCTGTCCTAAAAGACCATAGAACATACTAATATCATATACGTTGTCACTGTGAAACACCTGCTCCTCTATACATTTCATTAGATATTGAGATTTTTTTGATTCGGTATTCCCATTCATAATTAATCTATGGTTATGGTTCATTGCACACAAAGCTCTGTAGATCCGGTTGGAAACGGCGTCTCTGTGCATTCTGGGTTGTGGGGGGAGTTCAGTGTCCCATAAGCGCTCCAGAGTTGGGGCATGAAAGTGTTCATGTCATTACAGAGCTGGACCCCACCCTGCAGAGCACAGAG
It encodes:
- the cetn3 gene encoding centrin-3 isoform X1; the encoded protein is MYSDHGRTDPTADKAKRKKRRELTEEQKHEVKEAFELFDTDKDKEIDYHELKVAMRALGFEVRKVDVLKILKDYDRAGTGKISFDDFTEVVTERILERDPKEEILKAFKLFDDDESGNISLRNLRRVARELGENVTDEELRSMIDEFDTNGDGEINQDEFLSIMTGDS
- the cetn3 gene encoding centrin-3 isoform X2, whose product is MSLALRTDPTADKAKRKKRRELTEEQKHEVKEAFELFDTDKDKEIDYHELKVAMRALGFEVRKVDVLKILKDYDRAGTGKISFDDFTEVVTERILERDPKEEILKAFKLFDDDESGNISLRNLRRVARELGENVTDEELRSMIDEFDTNGDGEINQDEFLSIMTGDS
- the edil3b gene encoding EGF-like repeat and discoidin I-like domain-containing protein 3 isoform X2, which encodes MRTRFNFALMLWAFLLLVCIDATVSDQEVNEASCGPPLCEGEGDCYTLQPQDAITDISFPTEDVNECDSEPCQNGGVCQDEAAQYTCVCPAEYYGPDCQHRCSGPIGMEGGTVSDDQLSSSSSDRTVWGLHRWLPQRARLHLPGLVNAWSPAESDLWPWIQVNLQQWMRITGVITQGARRLGRSEFVKTYRVAYGDDGKTWRMIKAKGSKEDMLFHGNTDSRSSMANAFSPPIEAEYIRIYPQLCWGHCTLRMELLGCDLTGCSELLGLRSGEVHDSQLSASTVHLTLGMELLSWRPEYARLGRRGKVNAWAAARNDQAQWLQVDLLTPTNISGVITQGAKDFGREQFVSSYKLTYSQDGRDWTTFQDEERHNDKVFQGNSDNKRAKKNAIKPPIHARFIRLVPWSWHGRITVRMELLICRGDE
- the edil3b gene encoding EGF-like repeat and discoidin I-like domain-containing protein 3 isoform X1, producing the protein MRTRFNFALMLWAFLLLVCIDATVSDQEVNEASCGPPLCEGEGDCYTLQPQDAITDISFPTEGRCQPNPCHNGGACETTSDRGEIVLGYVCVCLPGFTGIHCQHNVNECDSEPCQNGGVCQDEAAQYTCVCPAEYYGPDCQHRCSGPIGMEGGTVSDDQLSSSSSDRTVWGLHRWLPQRARLHLPGLVNAWSPAESDLWPWIQVNLQQWMRITGVITQGARRLGRSEFVKTYRVAYGDDGKTWRMIKAKGSKEDMLFHGNTDSRSSMANAFSPPIEAEYIRIYPQLCWGHCTLRMELLGCDLTGCSELLGLRSGEVHDSQLSASTVHLTLGMELLSWRPEYARLGRRGKVNAWAAARNDQAQWLQVDLLTPTNISGVITQGAKDFGREQFVSSYKLTYSQDGRDWTTFQDEERHNDKVFQGNSDNKRAKKNAIKPPIHARFIRLVPWSWHGRITVRMELLICRGDE